In Actinoplanes derwentensis, the following proteins share a genomic window:
- a CDS encoding sarcosine oxidase subunit gamma: protein MADQTPRSSPLAGFALPSADAGVTLAEVPFLTQLSLRADQAGGLPLPTAAGTSTVDGEATFVWLGPDEWLVIGPPGAQRRLTERLETVSGCSVVDVSAQRTTLELSGPGARELLALGCSLDLHPRVFEVGRCAQTTLAHAPVILLRREPSVIDTDPVFWVLVRASFAAHLASWVLDARGDLTGGY from the coding sequence ATGGCTGATCAGACCCCCCGCTCCTCCCCTCTGGCCGGCTTCGCGCTCCCGTCGGCCGATGCCGGCGTCACCCTGGCCGAGGTTCCGTTCCTGACCCAGCTCAGCCTGCGGGCCGACCAGGCCGGCGGCCTTCCGCTACCCACCGCGGCCGGTACCAGCACGGTCGACGGTGAGGCGACGTTCGTGTGGCTCGGGCCGGACGAATGGCTGGTCATCGGCCCGCCCGGCGCTCAGCGGCGGCTGACCGAACGGCTGGAAACGGTCAGCGGTTGTTCGGTGGTGGACGTCTCGGCGCAGCGCACCACTCTGGAACTGAGCGGGCCCGGCGCTCGCGAGTTGCTGGCGCTCGGCTGCTCGCTGGATCTGCATCCCCGGGTCTTCGAGGTGGGCCGGTGCGCGCAGACGACACTCGCGCACGCGCCGGTGATCCTGCTCCGGCGGGAACCCTCCGTGATCGATACGGATCCGGTGTTCTGGGTTCTGGTGCGGGCGTCGTTCGCGGCGCACCTTGCATCGTGGGTACTCGATGCTCGAGGCGATCTCACAGGCGGTTACTGA
- a CDS encoding sensor histidine kinase, producing MSVQVQGAEHSEQSTPVGGALPVPGAPGGGMSARTRRSSGGTIRRRVVRTLALPVATTLVLLAIVAVGEVDNYRTASATARAVTIDLAVAELVQDLQTERGLTAGLLGGNEAYRTEVLPARDAVDLRRDQLENLITDGEEVDDRVSAAVQQLDGLAGVRAGTDTGSGQRAATFAFYSARIADLGNLDFELDSNGDEELRRGAATLEALGDMKEAASQERAFLNGVFSAGGFKQGEFLQFVTMRSTKDAALTAYYRYANDLERGSMQYLLDTGAAREAAFFENVALQSGDGRSLQVNPQSWWSALTTVLDDTLQLEHHVGSVISARATYLEDEASVRMTVLLGAVLICLVGSIYLATVASQSVARPLTVLANEANRLASTQLPDAVQKASTGDGTTPPPPVLVPRGASVEVRLVADAFDRVQATAYALATEQATLRRTTAESMANLGRRNQNLLRRQLGFITKLEREESNPTGLANLFELDHLATRMRRNAESLLVLVGAASPRQLSEPLMVSDVIRAAVSEVEEYRRVTLRRVDEALVNGSTVSGIAHMLAELIENGLSFSPPDQDVEIHGRRIGGTYLIAITDQGVGMTAADMQRANERLRGEGDFITAPARFLGHYVVGRLAQQMGIEVQLTPSPVTGVTARITLPAEILTDQQSVGSRPQPPAARPAARAVEPAAQAAPAAPAAPLRIPPAEVGQAQPVTAGVVTADRPLHSTAIEYVVVKDDNAAAMTAVLDFGPPGDDAPRTANGLKKRTPRAQRATTRPPTVSNNAPAERPAPVSGSAESVRDRLNALRGGIQRGSSETAGSQ from the coding sequence TTGTCCGTCCAGGTTCAGGGCGCCGAGCATTCCGAGCAGTCCACGCCGGTCGGCGGGGCTTTGCCGGTCCCCGGCGCCCCCGGGGGCGGAATGTCGGCACGGACCCGCCGGTCGTCCGGCGGCACGATCCGCCGGCGGGTGGTCCGGACACTCGCCCTCCCGGTCGCCACCACTCTGGTTCTACTCGCCATCGTCGCGGTCGGCGAGGTGGACAACTACCGGACCGCCTCGGCCACCGCCCGCGCCGTCACCATCGACCTCGCGGTCGCCGAACTGGTGCAGGACCTGCAGACCGAGCGTGGTCTGACCGCCGGTCTGCTCGGCGGCAACGAGGCCTACCGCACCGAGGTACTGCCCGCCCGCGACGCCGTCGACCTGCGCCGCGACCAGTTGGAGAACCTGATCACCGACGGCGAGGAGGTCGATGACCGGGTCTCCGCCGCGGTGCAGCAGCTGGACGGCCTGGCCGGCGTCCGGGCCGGCACCGACACCGGTTCCGGCCAGCGGGCCGCCACCTTCGCCTTCTACAGCGCCCGCATCGCCGACCTGGGCAACCTCGACTTCGAGTTGGACAGTAACGGCGACGAGGAACTGCGCCGTGGCGCGGCCACGCTGGAAGCGCTCGGCGACATGAAGGAGGCCGCCTCCCAGGAGCGGGCCTTCCTCAACGGTGTCTTCTCCGCCGGCGGTTTCAAGCAGGGCGAATTCCTGCAATTCGTCACCATGCGATCCACCAAGGACGCGGCTCTCACCGCCTACTACCGCTACGCCAACGACCTCGAGCGCGGCTCGATGCAATACCTCCTGGACACCGGCGCGGCCCGCGAGGCGGCGTTCTTCGAGAATGTCGCGCTTCAATCCGGTGACGGCCGGTCGCTGCAGGTCAACCCGCAGTCCTGGTGGTCCGCGCTGACCACCGTGCTGGACGACACGCTGCAGCTCGAACACCACGTCGGTTCGGTCATCTCGGCGCGCGCCACGTACCTGGAGGACGAGGCCTCGGTCCGGATGACCGTGCTGCTCGGTGCGGTGCTGATCTGTCTGGTCGGCTCGATCTATCTGGCCACCGTCGCGTCGCAGTCGGTGGCCCGGCCGCTGACCGTGCTGGCCAACGAGGCCAACCGGCTGGCCAGCACCCAGCTGCCGGACGCGGTCCAGAAGGCCAGCACCGGTGACGGCACCACACCGCCGCCCCCGGTGCTCGTGCCCCGCGGCGCGAGTGTCGAGGTCCGTCTGGTGGCCGACGCCTTCGACCGGGTGCAGGCCACCGCGTACGCCCTGGCCACCGAGCAGGCCACGCTGCGGCGGACCACCGCCGAGTCGATGGCCAACCTCGGCCGCCGCAACCAGAACCTGCTCCGCCGCCAGCTCGGCTTCATCACCAAGCTGGAGCGCGAGGAGTCCAACCCGACCGGTCTGGCGAACCTCTTCGAACTCGACCACCTGGCCACCCGCATGCGGCGGAACGCGGAGAGCCTCCTGGTCCTGGTCGGCGCGGCCAGCCCGCGGCAGCTCTCCGAACCGCTGATGGTCTCCGACGTGATCCGCGCGGCCGTCTCCGAGGTCGAGGAGTACCGCCGGGTCACCCTGCGCCGGGTGGACGAGGCGCTGGTCAACGGCTCCACGGTCAGCGGTATCGCGCACATGCTGGCCGAGCTGATCGAGAACGGCCTGTCCTTCTCCCCGCCTGATCAGGACGTGGAGATCCACGGGCGGCGGATCGGCGGCACCTACCTGATCGCCATCACCGACCAGGGTGTCGGCATGACGGCCGCCGACATGCAGCGGGCCAACGAGCGGCTGCGCGGCGAGGGTGACTTCATCACCGCTCCGGCCCGGTTCCTCGGCCACTACGTGGTCGGCCGCCTGGCCCAGCAGATGGGCATCGAGGTGCAGCTCACGCCGTCGCCGGTGACCGGTGTGACGGCCCGGATCACGCTGCCCGCGGAGATTTTGACCGACCAGCAGAGTGTCGGCTCGCGGCCACAGCCCCCGGCGGCCCGCCCGGCTGCGCGGGCGGTCGAACCGGCCGCGCAGGCCGCACCCGCCGCCCCGGCCGCGCCGTTGCGGATCCCGCCGGCCGAAGTCGGTCAGGCCCAGCCGGTGACCGCCGGTGTCGTCACCGCGGACCGGCCACTACACTCCACCGCCATCGAGTACGTGGTGGTCAAGGACGACAACGCGGCGGCCATGACCGCGGTGCTGGACTTCGGGCCGCCCGGTGACGACGCGCCCCGGACCGCGAACGGCCTGAAGAAGCGGACACCCCGCGCTCAGCGGGCCACGACCCGACCACCGACGGTGTCGAACAACGCGCCGGCCGAGCGGCCGGCGCCGGTCAGTGGCTCGGCGGAGTCGGTGCGGGACCGGCTCAACGCGCTGCGTGGCGGTATTCAGCGCGGTAGTTCTGAAACAGCGGGGTCCCAGTGA
- a CDS encoding roadblock/LC7 domain-containing protein: MSVDTSSDRHQFNWLLGNFVHQTDGVRDAVAVSSDGLLIASSDGLNRAEADQLAAIVSSLASLARSASRRYDFDGLKLIMIEMHRGFLLVSVIAGGSCLGVVAGSDCDLGLVGYEISLLTERFGDLLTPALIAESRQHLPR; this comes from the coding sequence ATGAGCGTTGACACGTCGTCGGATCGGCACCAATTCAATTGGCTGCTCGGTAACTTCGTCCACCAGACGGACGGCGTGCGTGACGCCGTGGCGGTGTCCTCCGACGGGTTGCTGATCGCCAGCTCGGACGGGCTGAACCGGGCCGAGGCGGACCAGTTGGCCGCCATCGTCTCCAGCCTGGCCAGCCTGGCCCGCAGCGCCTCCCGGCGGTACGACTTCGACGGCCTCAAGCTCATCATGATCGAGATGCACCGGGGGTTCCTGCTGGTCTCGGTGATAGCCGGCGGCAGCTGCCTCGGCGTGGTGGCCGGCAGCGACTGCGATCTGGGCCTGGTCGGCTACGAGATCTCGCTACTCACCGAGCGCTTCGGTGATCTGCTCACTCCGGCCCTGATCGCAGAGTCCCGGCAACACCTCCCGCGATGA
- a CDS encoding DUF742 domain-containing protein — translation MDEDPVIRPFMLTNGRTQPLHDNLRIETLLHAAPAALSAPLRFESRRIVELAQSPMSVADLSVALRAPLGVVRVIVADLITQGYLSVQDQPEELSTSLIERIRDRVRAL, via the coding sequence ATGGACGAGGATCCGGTGATCCGGCCGTTCATGCTCACCAACGGGCGCACGCAGCCACTGCACGACAACCTGCGGATCGAGACCCTGCTGCACGCGGCTCCGGCCGCGTTGTCGGCACCACTACGCTTCGAGTCCCGGCGCATCGTCGAGCTCGCGCAGTCGCCGATGTCGGTCGCGGACCTGTCGGTGGCGCTGCGCGCGCCGCTCGGTGTGGTCCGCGTCATCGTGGCCGACCTGATCACCCAGGGCTACCTCAGCGTGCAAGACCAGCCCGAGGAGCTCTCCACCAGTTTGATCGAAAGGATCAGGGACCGTGTCCGGGCGCTCTAG
- a CDS encoding GTP-binding protein, translating to MSGRSREPSAAHPIAVKIVISGGFGVGKTTFVGAISEIEPLVTEAEMTERSIGIDDTSAVSGKTTTTVALDFGRITLDESLLLYLFGTPGQDRFAFLWDDLVTGALGAIVLVDTRRIEDSFPAIDYFEEHEIPFIIGVNRFNGAQRFILEEVRDALGVSPAVPLMECDARDRESVKSVLVALTEEVLAKRANRERAAAW from the coding sequence GTGTCCGGGCGCTCTAGGGAGCCGTCGGCAGCGCACCCCATCGCTGTCAAGATCGTCATCAGCGGCGGTTTCGGCGTCGGCAAGACCACCTTCGTGGGTGCCATCTCCGAGATCGAGCCGCTCGTCACCGAGGCCGAGATGACCGAGAGGTCGATCGGTATCGACGACACCTCCGCGGTGTCCGGCAAGACCACCACGACCGTGGCCCTCGACTTCGGCCGCATCACCCTCGACGAATCGCTGCTGCTGTACCTGTTCGGCACGCCCGGGCAGGACCGGTTCGCGTTCCTCTGGGACGACCTGGTCACCGGCGCCCTCGGAGCGATCGTGCTGGTCGACACGCGGCGGATCGAGGATTCCTTCCCCGCGATCGACTACTTCGAGGAGCACGAGATCCCGTTCATCATCGGCGTCAACCGGTTCAACGGCGCTCAGCGGTTCATCCTCGAGGAGGTCCGCGACGCGCTCGGGGTCAGCCCCGCGGTGCCGTTGATGGAGTGCGACGCCCGCGACCGCGAGTCGGTCAAGAGTGTCCTGGTGGCGCTCACCGAGGAGGTCCTCGCCAAGCGGGCGAACCGGGAGCGGGCGGCGGCATGGTGA
- a CDS encoding glycine betaine ABC transporter substrate-binding protein → MVIRRFAQALTAFGLAVVAGCATTQAAVTPPPGVPSPPSCGTVNLAVNPWSGSAANAAVVSYLLKEELRCKVNSYELSETASWAGFVDGSIDVILENWGHDDLKKKYIDGQKVAVELGLTGNKGVIGWYVPQWMADENPDILDWRNLNEYADTFKTTATGGKGQFLAADPSFVTKDAQLIENLKLDYTLVYAGSEDKLIAAFRRAQRQKTPLLGYFYEPQWLLSDIKLAHIPLPRYKPGCDADADAVTCDYQPYDLDKIARKAFVDSGSPGAVFLKNWTWTNNDQNQVARDMTQGKMTADEAAKKWADANRDVWEKWLP, encoded by the coding sequence ATGGTGATCCGCCGGTTCGCCCAGGCCCTGACCGCGTTCGGTCTGGCCGTGGTGGCCGGCTGCGCCACCACCCAGGCCGCCGTCACCCCACCGCCGGGGGTGCCCAGCCCGCCCTCCTGCGGGACGGTGAACCTCGCGGTCAACCCGTGGTCCGGGTCGGCCGCGAACGCCGCCGTCGTCAGCTACCTCCTCAAGGAGGAGCTGCGGTGCAAGGTGAACAGCTACGAGCTGAGCGAGACCGCCTCGTGGGCCGGCTTCGTCGACGGCAGCATCGACGTGATCCTGGAGAACTGGGGTCACGACGATCTGAAGAAGAAGTACATCGACGGGCAGAAGGTGGCCGTCGAGCTGGGCCTCACCGGCAACAAGGGCGTCATCGGCTGGTACGTGCCGCAGTGGATGGCCGACGAGAACCCGGACATCCTCGACTGGCGCAACCTGAACGAGTACGCCGACACGTTCAAGACCACGGCGACCGGCGGGAAGGGGCAGTTCCTGGCCGCCGACCCGTCGTTCGTCACCAAGGACGCCCAGCTGATCGAGAACCTCAAGCTCGACTACACCCTGGTGTACGCGGGCAGCGAGGACAAGCTGATCGCCGCGTTCCGGCGGGCGCAACGGCAGAAGACCCCGCTGCTCGGCTACTTCTACGAGCCGCAGTGGCTGCTGTCGGACATCAAGCTGGCGCACATCCCGTTGCCCCGGTACAAGCCCGGCTGCGACGCCGACGCGGACGCCGTGACCTGCGACTACCAGCCGTACGACCTCGACAAGATCGCCCGTAAGGCGTTCGTCGACTCGGGCAGCCCGGGGGCCGTCTTCCTCAAGAACTGGACCTGGACCAACAACGACCAGAACCAGGTCGCCCGGGACATGACCCAGGGCAAGATGACCGCCGACGAGGCGGCCAAGAAATGGGCCGACGCCAACCGCGACGTCTGGGAGAAATGGCTGCCCTGA
- a CDS encoding glycosyltransferase family 2 protein: protein MTAAPALRPLAAVAPTAPARTAPAATPNLWAPATPSIELTVVIPFYNCGPVIARTIREVSGVLTAAGIGHEIIAVNDGSTDESAAFVAELPGVRLIDNRTNSGKGNALHQGFAAAQGAWVGFIDSDGDIAAHHLITYLELARTGDHSAVYADKRHARSSSTASKSRKFISITYSSLVTGMFLLPVKDTQTGCKIFRRDVIAQLLPHLREQRFAFDLEFFVAAKAAGYRDMRSAPVDVDTAANGSTVTTNSIVRTLRDTFGILRRHRSGHYRQAAA from the coding sequence ATGACCGCAGCCCCCGCCCTCCGCCCCCTCGCCGCCGTCGCCCCCACGGCGCCCGCCCGCACCGCCCCGGCCGCTACGCCGAACCTGTGGGCGCCGGCCACCCCGAGCATCGAGCTCACCGTCGTCATCCCGTTCTACAACTGCGGCCCGGTCATCGCCCGGACCATCCGCGAGGTCTCCGGAGTGCTGACCGCCGCCGGGATCGGGCACGAGATCATCGCGGTCAACGACGGCAGCACCGACGAGTCCGCGGCCTTCGTGGCGGAACTGCCCGGCGTCCGGCTGATCGACAACCGCACCAACTCCGGCAAGGGCAACGCCCTGCACCAGGGTTTCGCCGCCGCGCAGGGCGCCTGGGTCGGGTTCATCGACTCGGACGGCGACATCGCCGCCCACCACCTCATCACCTACCTGGAGCTGGCCCGCACCGGCGACCACAGCGCCGTCTACGCCGACAAGCGCCACGCCCGGTCGAGCAGCACCGCCTCGAAGTCCCGCAAGTTCATCTCCATCACCTACTCGTCCCTGGTCACCGGAATGTTCCTGCTCCCGGTCAAGGACACCCAGACCGGCTGCAAGATCTTCCGCCGGGACGTCATCGCCCAGCTCCTGCCGCACCTGCGCGAGCAGCGTTTCGCCTTCGACCTGGAGTTCTTCGTCGCCGCGAAGGCCGCCGGCTACCGGGACATGCGGTCCGCGCCGGTGGACGTCGACACCGCCGCCAACGGCAGCACCGTCACCACCAACTCGATCGTCCGGACCCTGCGCGACACCTTCGGGATCCTGCGCCGGCACCGCTCCGGCCACTACCGGCAAGCCGCCGCCTGA